One stretch of Pedobacter riviphilus DNA includes these proteins:
- a CDS encoding SusC/RagA family TonB-linked outer membrane protein, with protein sequence MNKKLLILLGILTCYVVSYAQTTVKGKVTDGNNVGIPGVSVLIKGSTTGASTGGDGTYSIVIPSNNATLIFKSIGFVTREVLVGGRTQVDIILSNDENKLDEVMVVAYGTAKRGSYTGSAAVIDQDKIKDAPSTSFQNALTGRAAGVQVTASSGQAGSTPSIRIRGIGSINASNDPLYVVDGVPVVSGNIGQGSDYTQATNNIMNTINPADIESITILKDAAASSLYGSRAANGVVLINTKHGKLGKPKIEFRTSLGLTPAWATDNYETAGVQEQVNMLYRIFHDVRTSAGQSEAAGNTYALSQLNNKFNRHGYRFTTDGTGLNANVNILGMTDGIENREGKYFDWDDALFRTAKYQTNDLAVSGGDEKTKYYSSFSYTRDQSRIKVNDFDRYSGRINLSQKVGRYVEIGSNVSITRSAQSGYNDTRNTGANSYFQTRNLLWPLYWPTDYKTGLPFTARYGSLAQNNIYYDNQWDNKSVTKRFVANPYVQLNILPELILKSVFSYDNSQVGDHIYYSALHFNGLTNNGSVNEITTNYNKMVSSSTVNYSKQFGLHSISLLAGFEAEKNVIDFQRATGVDLGSSELQSVSTAGTTSSSAYNWGNSIVSGLSRLEYNFNQKYFITTSLRRDGSSRLGDINRWGTFWSVGASWKINSEDFLKEVSFLDNLRLRGSYGTNGTLPSNNYDWRELTSFSNKYLGQPAALYASLSNPLLTWENSYSTNVALEFGLFKRITGTVEFFNRDTKNLLLGVPVSMTTGFSSTLRNIGEINNRGIEFDLNANLINKNGFKWDLGLNGSFTRSKVTKLYKPEGTARGNDIIWNDPTGGDARAQFLYSEGLSMLSFYGFEWAGVNPANGKNVWYLNGNTPATGSFDFNGRPATYNYNDANRVVIGDGNPDVFGGINTDVEYKGFSLGLNFIYKLGGQIYDGAYKDVADDGYYWERIRAQSYYDNMWTPQNTSGTQPKLDGNDLTDAMQYSSRQLHSASFLRLKNVLFAYRFPEKITSKLGASNIRAYFNGSNLLTFSKYKEADPEVGNYGTRGWETPFGKTYTFGLEVSF encoded by the coding sequence ATGAACAAAAAATTACTAATACTATTAGGGATTTTAACTTGTTACGTGGTTTCGTATGCCCAAACGACAGTAAAAGGCAAAGTAACCGACGGAAACAACGTTGGTATTCCGGGCGTAAGTGTACTGATTAAGGGCAGTACAACTGGAGCCTCAACAGGTGGGGATGGCACTTACAGTATTGTCATTCCATCAAATAATGCTACGCTGATATTTAAATCAATAGGCTTTGTTACAAGAGAAGTGCTTGTTGGTGGACGTACGCAGGTGGATATTATTTTATCCAATGATGAAAATAAGCTTGATGAGGTAATGGTCGTAGCTTATGGTACTGCCAAACGTGGTAGCTATACAGGTTCTGCAGCTGTAATTGATCAAGATAAAATAAAAGATGCCCCCTCTACTTCTTTTCAAAATGCTTTAACTGGCAGGGCAGCTGGCGTGCAGGTTACCGCATCTTCTGGACAGGCTGGATCAACACCTAGCATACGTATAAGGGGCATTGGCTCTATAAATGCATCTAACGATCCATTATATGTTGTAGATGGTGTTCCGGTTGTTTCAGGAAATATTGGACAGGGGAGTGATTATACCCAGGCGACCAATAATATTATGAATACGATTAATCCGGCTGATATTGAGAGTATTACCATATTGAAAGATGCCGCTGCATCCTCCTTATATGGTTCGCGGGCGGCTAATGGGGTCGTGTTAATCAATACAAAACATGGAAAATTGGGTAAACCTAAAATTGAGTTCAGAACATCTTTGGGTTTAACACCAGCCTGGGCAACCGATAATTATGAAACAGCTGGCGTACAAGAACAGGTAAATATGTTATATCGTATTTTTCACGATGTACGTACTTCAGCAGGACAGAGTGAGGCTGCGGGAAATACCTATGCTTTATCTCAACTAAATAACAAGTTTAACAGACATGGTTATCGCTTTACTACTGATGGAACGGGTTTAAATGCTAATGTAAATATTCTGGGCATGACAGACGGGATAGAAAATCGAGAAGGGAAGTATTTTGATTGGGATGATGCGCTATTTAGAACGGCAAAATACCAAACTAATGATCTGGCAGTAAGTGGTGGCGATGAAAAAACAAAGTATTATTCTTCCTTTTCGTACACTAGAGACCAAAGCCGGATTAAAGTAAACGATTTTGATCGCTATTCTGGAAGGATTAACTTAAGTCAGAAAGTAGGCAGATATGTAGAAATTGGTTCTAATGTAAGTATTACCAGATCTGCACAGAGCGGTTATAATGATACCAGAAATACAGGTGCTAACAGCTACTTCCAAACGAGAAACTTGCTGTGGCCACTTTACTGGCCAACTGATTATAAAACGGGTCTGCCATTTACTGCCAGATATGGAAGTTTAGCACAGAATAATATCTATTATGATAATCAGTGGGATAATAAATCAGTTACAAAAAGATTTGTAGCCAATCCTTATGTTCAGCTGAATATATTACCAGAGTTAATTTTGAAGTCTGTATTTTCTTATGATAATTCTCAGGTTGGTGATCATATTTATTATAGTGCGCTTCATTTTAATGGCCTAACCAATAATGGAAGTGTAAATGAAATTACAACCAACTACAATAAAATGGTTTCTTCTAGCACAGTGAACTACAGTAAACAATTTGGATTACATTCTATCAGTTTATTGGCTGGTTTTGAAGCTGAAAAAAATGTGATCGATTTTCAAAGGGCTACTGGTGTTGATTTGGGTAGTAGTGAGTTACAAAGTGTTTCAACTGCCGGTACTACCTCATCTTCAGCGTATAATTGGGGTAATTCCATTGTTTCCGGCCTTTCGCGTTTGGAATATAATTTTAATCAAAAATACTTTATTACTACCTCTTTGCGAAGAGATGGATCATCAAGATTGGGTGATATTAATAGATGGGGCACATTTTGGTCGGTTGGTGCCTCATGGAAAATAAATAGTGAAGATTTTTTAAAAGAGGTATCATTTCTTGATAACTTAAGATTAAGGGGATCATACGGTACCAACGGTACTTTGCCTTCAAACAACTACGACTGGCGTGAGCTGACATCATTTTCTAATAAATACTTAGGCCAGCCTGCTGCATTGTATGCTTCGCTTTCTAATCCTTTGTTAACCTGGGAAAATAGTTATTCCACAAACGTAGCATTAGAGTTTGGTCTATTTAAAAGAATTACGGGTACAGTTGAGTTTTTTAACAGAGATACCAAAAATCTGTTATTGGGTGTTCCTGTATCAATGACCACAGGTTTTAGTTCAACGCTGAGAAATATCGGAGAAATTAATAACAGGGGTATTGAATTCGATCTGAACGCTAATTTGATTAATAAGAATGGATTTAAATGGGATTTAGGCCTTAATGGATCCTTTACAAGATCAAAAGTAACCAAATTGTATAAGCCCGAAGGAACAGCACGTGGAAATGATATTATATGGAACGACCCTACAGGTGGAGATGCACGGGCACAGTTTCTTTATAGTGAAGGTTTATCAATGCTTAGTTTTTATGGTTTTGAGTGGGCTGGTGTAAATCCCGCAAATGGTAAAAATGTTTGGTACTTAAATGGTAATACCCCTGCTACGGGCAGTTTTGATTTTAATGGCAGACCAGCGACTTATAATTATAATGATGCGAATAGGGTAGTGATTGGTGACGGTAATCCTGATGTTTTTGGTGGAATTAATACTGATGTAGAATATAAAGGATTTAGTTTAGGCTTAAATTTTATCTATAAATTGGGTGGACAAATTTATGATGGAGCTTATAAAGATGTTGCAGATGACGGTTACTATTGGGAGAGGATTAGGGCACAAAGCTATTATGATAATATGTGGACCCCTCAAAATACTTCAGGTACACAACCAAAACTTGATGGTAATGATCTTACTGATGCCATGCAATACAGTTCGCGTCAGTTACATAGCGCCAGTTTTTTACGCTTGAAAAACGTCTTATTTGCTTATCGCTTTCCAGAAAAGATAACATCTAAACTTGGCGCTTCAAATATCAGAGCATATTTTAATGGCTCAAACCTGCTTACATTTTCCAAATACAAAGAAGCAGATCCTGAGGTAGGAAATTACGGTACCAGAGGTTGGGAAACCCCATTCGGAAAGACCTACACTTTTGGTTTAGAAGTTAGTTTTTAA
- a CDS encoding RagB/SusD family nutrient uptake outer membrane protein — protein sequence MKRINILLISIFMLSILSCKKFLDMTPSNSADSNKAIKTPRDAQIVINGIMNQMTDASYYGRNFFLYGDVKGGDMTVYSQGRGLDALYNYNQNANTNSFSGYWSQIYFCVLQTNYLLEEIAKQEALGTTGFGSYKGQALTARALMYFDLVRLYGKAYTDNKQAFGVPLILTRQGYEAQPLRSTVEQVYSQIIKDLNDAAPLLPKTKTNGYINYYANKAIQARVYLYMNDMPNSLLAAEEVIGASALYTLYTNANWVDSWKSQYGSESIFELGVNPLENDLGAASLGVYQRNKGVGTTAALGFFYSSTDFLTRLNQGSSDIRRGIMGRDESSAIRLGALYKYSGSTTLAGDKSTANNTAVNIKLIRLSEVYLIAAEAALSSNTTKAANYLNAIRQRNPSSVLATPATVTLDMILDEKSKELYGEGHRFFDLIRTNKSITYNDEFGGLTISTRPKTIDRTFNKTLLPIPQTEINANPGIKAQQNPGY from the coding sequence ATGAAAAGAATAAATATACTACTGATCAGTATCTTCATGTTAAGCATATTATCATGTAAAAAGTTTTTAGATATGACGCCGAGTAATTCGGCAGATTCGAATAAGGCCATTAAAACACCAAGAGACGCACAGATAGTAATTAATGGTATAATGAATCAGATGACAGATGCCTCTTATTATGGAAGAAATTTTTTCCTGTACGGCGATGTTAAAGGTGGGGATATGACTGTTTATTCCCAAGGTCGTGGTTTAGATGCTTTATATAATTATAATCAAAACGCCAATACTAATAGTTTTTCTGGCTATTGGTCGCAAATTTACTTTTGCGTATTACAAACCAATTACCTATTGGAAGAAATAGCGAAGCAAGAGGCTTTAGGAACAACTGGTTTCGGTTCGTACAAAGGGCAGGCTTTAACCGCTAGGGCATTAATGTATTTTGATTTGGTTAGGTTGTATGGAAAAGCTTATACGGATAACAAACAAGCTTTTGGAGTCCCTTTAATATTAACCAGACAGGGCTACGAGGCACAACCTTTGCGTTCAACAGTCGAACAGGTATACAGTCAGATTATTAAGGATTTAAATGATGCTGCACCGTTGTTGCCAAAAACAAAAACTAATGGTTACATTAACTATTATGCTAATAAAGCGATCCAAGCTAGAGTATACTTGTATATGAACGATATGCCGAATTCACTTTTAGCAGCAGAAGAAGTTATCGGAGCCTCTGCTTTATATACTTTGTATACTAATGCGAATTGGGTCGATTCATGGAAAAGTCAGTATGGATCGGAATCTATCTTTGAATTGGGTGTTAATCCACTGGAGAATGATCTTGGAGCAGCTTCATTAGGTGTTTACCAACGAAACAAAGGTGTGGGTACTACAGCAGCGTTAGGTTTTTTCTATTCCAGCACCGACTTTTTAACGCGTCTAAATCAAGGATCTAGTGATATACGTCGCGGAATAATGGGCAGGGATGAAAGTTCGGCTATAAGATTAGGTGCCTTGTATAAATACAGTGGTAGCACAACCCTTGCCGGCGATAAAAGCACAGCGAATAATACAGCGGTTAACATTAAACTAATCCGTTTATCTGAAGTTTATTTAATTGCAGCAGAGGCCGCCCTTTCTTCAAACACAACAAAGGCAGCTAATTATTTAAATGCAATACGTCAAAGAAATCCTTCTTCAGTACTGGCTACACCAGCTACAGTTACTCTTGATATGATTTTAGATGAAAAAAGCAAAGAGTTATATGGTGAAGGCCATCGTTTCTTTGATTTGATACGGACCAATAAATCAATTACGTACAATGATGAATTTGGTGGGTTAACGATTAGTACCCGCCCAAAAACAATTGACAGAACCTTTAATAAAACACTTCTTCCGATTCCACAAACAGAAATAAATGCGAATCCAGGAATAAAGGCGCAACAGAACCCTGGTTATTAA